The Methylotenera sp. G11 genome includes a window with the following:
- the nuoK gene encoding NADH-quinone oxidoreductase subunit NuoK: MVGLSHYLVLGSLLFAISVIGIFLNRKNVIILLMAIELMLLAVNLNFVAFSHYLNDVAGQVFVFFILTVAAAESAIGLAILVVLFRNLRTINVDDLDSLKG, translated from the coding sequence ATGGTCGGGTTGTCTCATTACCTGGTGTTGGGATCGCTGTTGTTTGCAATCAGCGTGATCGGCATTTTTCTTAACCGTAAGAACGTGATTATCCTGTTGATGGCAATTGAGTTGATGCTGCTTGCGGTCAACCTGAATTTCGTTGCTTTCTCGCATTACCTGAATGATGTTGCAGGCCAGGTTTTTGTGTTTTTCATATTAACCGTAGCGGCGGCTGAGTCTGCTATCGGTTTGGCGATTCTGGTGGTGCTGTTCAGGAACTTGCGCACTATTAATGTTGACGACCTAGACTCATTAAAAGGCTAG
- the nuoL gene encoding NADH-quinone oxidoreductase subunit L, with protein sequence MTMQQIYLAIPLLPLAAAIIIGLFGKQLPRAAAHIVTIAGVAVSFALSLYVLKDALVSAPYNGTVYSWLKSGNFSFEIGFLIDRLSAMMMVVVTFVSLMVHIYTIGYMHEDKGYARFFSYISLFTFSMLMLVMSNNFMQLFFGWEAVGLVSYLLIGFWYTRPTAIYANLKAFLVNRVGDFGFLLGIGLVLFYFGSLDYAAVFFVAPQMADIKINLIGNASWSLMTVTCILLFIGAMGKSAQVPLHVWLPDSMEGPTPISALIHAATMVTAGIFMVARMSPLFELSTTALSFVLVIGSITALFMGFLGVIQNDIKRVVAYSTLSQLGYMTVALGASAYSVAIFHLMTHAFFKALLFLGAGAVIMGMHHDQDIRNMGNLKKYMPVTWITSLIGSLALIGTPFFAGFYSKDSIIEAAKFSTIPGSGFAYFAVLAGVFVTAFYSFRMYFLVFHGKEKWREVKHDAHHDDAHDDHDHHHGLSPSDDPHEPGWVVKLPLILLAIPSLLIGYVAIEPMLYGDFFKGVIFVNAEAHPAMHELTHHWHHIFHSAAGMAIHGFMTLPFALAASGVFVAWFFYMKRPDIPAAIQKRFALINTILENKYGFDSFNDRVFAAGSRFIGGKLWQIGDVKLIDGAMVNGTANLIGKLSTVVRKLQTGLIYHYAFAMIIGVFLMITFFSKV encoded by the coding sequence ATGACCATGCAACAAATTTATCTCGCAATTCCACTGCTGCCATTGGCGGCGGCTATCATCATCGGCCTGTTCGGCAAGCAGTTGCCGCGTGCCGCCGCACATATCGTGACGATCGCCGGTGTGGCGGTTTCCTTCGCGCTTTCTCTTTATGTGCTGAAAGATGCACTGGTCAGCGCGCCGTACAACGGAACCGTTTACTCATGGCTTAAGAGCGGTAATTTTTCTTTCGAAATCGGTTTCCTGATTGACCGCCTGTCAGCAATGATGATGGTGGTGGTCACCTTCGTGTCATTAATGGTGCATATCTACACCATCGGCTATATGCATGAAGACAAAGGCTATGCGCGCTTCTTCAGCTATATCTCATTGTTTACGTTCTCCATGCTGATGCTGGTCATGAGCAACAACTTCATGCAGCTGTTCTTCGGCTGGGAAGCAGTGGGGCTGGTGTCATATCTGCTGATTGGTTTCTGGTACACACGCCCGACGGCTATCTATGCAAACCTTAAGGCTTTCCTGGTGAACCGTGTAGGTGACTTCGGTTTCCTGCTCGGTATCGGCCTGGTGCTGTTCTATTTCGGCAGCCTGGATTACGCGGCTGTGTTCTTCGTTGCACCGCAGATGGCTGACATCAAGATCAACCTGATCGGCAACGCTTCATGGTCATTGATGACCGTGACCTGCATCCTGCTCTTTATCGGAGCAATGGGTAAATCTGCACAAGTGCCCCTGCATGTATGGCTGCCAGACTCCATGGAAGGCCCGACCCCGATTTCAGCGCTGATCCATGCCGCAACGATGGTAACGGCCGGCATATTCATGGTGGCACGTATGTCACCGCTGTTCGAGCTATCGACCACGGCACTGTCGTTCGTGCTGGTCATCGGCAGCATCACTGCATTGTTCATGGGCTTCCTGGGTGTTATCCAGAACGACATCAAACGTGTAGTTGCATATTCGACTTTATCTCAATTAGGTTACATGACGGTAGCGTTAGGCGCTTCAGCTTATTCAGTGGCGATTTTCCACCTGATGACGCACGCGTTCTTTAAAGCGCTGTTGTTCCTCGGCGCCGGTGCAGTCATCATGGGCATGCATCACGATCAGGATATCCGCAACATGGGTAACCTGAAAAAGTACATGCCTGTCACCTGGATCACTTCCCTGATTGGCTCATTGGCATTGATTGGAACCCCGTTCTTTGCCGGTTTCTACTCTAAAGACAGCATTATTGAAGCCGCTAAATTCTCTACCATTCCAGGCAGCGGTTTTGCTTACTTTGCTGTGCTGGCCGGTGTGTTTGTCACGGCGTTTTACAGCTTCCGCATGTATTTCCTGGTGTTTCATGGCAAGGAGAAATGGCGAGAAGTGAAGCATGACGCACATCATGATGATGCGCATGACGATCATGACCACCACCACGGCTTAAGCCCAAGCGATGATCCACACGAGCCGGGCTGGGTCGTCAAGCTGCCGCTGATCCTGCTGGCGATACCTTCATTGCTGATCGGTTATGTTGCAATCGAGCCTATGCTGTATGGCGACTTCTTTAAAGGCGTGATTTTCGTGAACGCTGAAGCGCATCCTGCAATGCACGAACTGACGCACCATTGGCATCATATATTCCATTCGGCTGCAGGCATGGCGATTCACGGCTTTATGACATTGCCGTTTGCATTGGCGGCTTCCGGTGTTTTCGTGGCATGGTTCTTCTACATGAAGCGCCCGGATATTCCGGCCGCGATCCAGAAACGTTTTGCCTTGATCAATACCATACTTGAGAACAAATACGGTTTTGACAGCTTCAATGACCGGGTCTTTGCGGCAGGCTCACGTTTTATCGGTGGTAAACTGTGGCAGATCGGTGACGTAAAACTGATCGATGGTGCAATGGTTAACGGCACAGCCAATTTGATCGGCAAGTTATCTACCGTTGTGCGTAAACTGCAGACCGGTTTGATTTACCACTATGCATTCGCCATGATCATCGGCGTATTTTTAATGATCACGTTTTTCTCTAAAGTGTAA
- a CDS encoding NADH-quinone oxidoreductase subunit J, which produces MTFFGLPFQDIVFYTLAAILLYAGLRVITTRNPVYAALYLVLAFFTAAGIWLLLQAEFLAIVLVLVYVGAVMVLFLFVVMMLDINLDRLREGFWSALPVALPVGGLMAVEMVMIVGVRNFGVDKVAAPAPHPADYSNTAELGRVLYTDYLLPFELASVVLLVAIVAAIALTLRDRKDSKSMDPAKQVLVKKADRMRIVKMQAEVTKAAATENAEEAK; this is translated from the coding sequence ATGACATTTTTTGGCTTACCTTTTCAAGACATAGTGTTTTATACACTAGCCGCCATTTTGCTATATGCCGGCCTGCGTGTAATCACCACTCGCAACCCTGTGTATGCAGCGCTGTACCTGGTGCTGGCGTTCTTTACGGCAGCCGGTATCTGGCTGCTGCTGCAGGCTGAGTTCCTGGCTATCGTGCTGGTGCTGGTCTATGTAGGTGCCGTGATGGTGCTGTTCCTGTTCGTAGTGATGATGCTGGACATTAACCTGGACAGGTTGCGTGAAGGTTTCTGGAGCGCATTGCCGGTTGCGTTGCCGGTTGGCGGCCTGATGGCTGTTGAAATGGTGATGATCGTAGGCGTGCGCAATTTTGGCGTGGATAAAGTGGCTGCACCGGCGCCGCATCCTGCTGATTACAGCAATACAGCAGAGCTTGGCCGTGTGCTGTACACGGATTACCTGCTGCCATTTGAGTTGGCGTCTGTCGTGCTGCTGGTTGCTATCGTTGCCGCAATCGCACTGACGCTACGTGACCGTAAAGACAGCAAGTCAATGGATCCTGCGAAACAGGTACTGGTTAAAAAGGCAGATCGTATGCGTATTGTGAAAATGCAGGCTGAAGTGACAAAAGCAGCGGCAACAGAGAATGCTGAGGAGGCTAAATAA